GGTCCGCGCAAGCAGTTCCTGACCGGCGGATGGGACGCGACCTCGGAATTGTTGCGCGACTTCGGCGACATCGAGGCGGTCGCCAAGAAGCTCCCCTACGTGAACGCGTTCGTTTGATCCCTGGCCTGGCCCGGGCTTCGCGCCCGGACCAGGCTCTTCGTCCGCCACGGATTTATCATTCCCCTCGTGGCCCAGAATCCAATCCTGTACTCCCCGGGCAGTCCGTTCGCCCAGCTGCTCCAGCACCTGCGTTCGGTGGCGCGACTGGATTCCACCGTGCTTTTGCTGGGTGAATCCGGCACCGGCAAGGAAGTGTGCGCACGGCACCTCCATGACTCCAGCCAACGCAGGTCGGGCCCTTTTGTCGCGCTCAATTGCGCCGCCATTCCGCCGTCCCTTTTGGAAAGCGAGCTGTTCGGCCACGAGAAAGGCGCGTTCACAGGAGCCCACATCCAACGCCTAGGTCGGTTCGAGCAAGCCAGCGGAGGCACTCTGTTCCTCGACGAGGTCGGCGAACTGTCCATGACAGCGCAGGCATCGATCCTCCGTGTGCTCCAAGAGCGCAAGATCTGTCGCGTGGGCAGCGGCGAAGAAATTCCCGTGGACTTCCGACTGGTGGCGGCGACCAACCGCGACTTGTGGGCCATGTCCCAGGACGGCACCTTCCGTCAGGATCTGTATTTCCGACTTCACGTGGTTTCTCTACGGGTTCCACCGCTGCGGGAACGTCTGGACGACATTCCCTACCTGGCCAAGGGGTTGCTGACCTTGGTGTGTTCGCGGCTGCGAGAGCCATCCCCAAGGCTGGATCCGGCTGGCCTCCAGGAGATGCTCCGCTACGATTGGCCTGGCAATGTCCGCGAGCTGGAGAACATGATCGAACGGTTCGTGGCGCTCCACCCCATGGGCATCGGGTTGAAGGATCTCGTGGAAGAGGGACGGCACCGCCGATCCCGACCTCTATCCGACCCGCTGGCCCGGGAGAAACAGGAATTGTCGGAGCTTTTGCAACGCCACGGCGGCCACCGGTCGCGGGCAGCCGATGAACTGGGAATCTCGCGACGCGCCCTCACCTACCGATTGCAGCGGGTTGGGTTGACGCGCCTCCGCAACAAGTAGGCTCTTCTCCCCCCGTTGCTCCCGAGAGAGGCACCGGTCTCCCCTCCATCCCGAGCCTTCAGCTCGCGATGGAGGAGGCTAGATCACTCCGAGAGAGGACGAACGCCCACCTTCACCAAGGTGTTGCTGATCGAGCCTTTGATCACACCAGCATCCTTTTCTTTCTGACTGGGATTGCGATAGGCGATCAAACGCGTGGGATAGATCCCGTGCCCGACAACGCGCAGGTTCACATCCTCGCCGAACCACTGGATCCCGGCGTCCACCAGACCGATGGAACTCTTGGGCGCCGCATCCAGCATTTCCTGCGTGATATCGAGCTCCTTGGTGTTCACGAAGGTTCCGACCAGATCGTAGATGTAGATGGTCAATTTGGTCGGAACGTTGGTGGTGACGAAGAAGACCGTCGCCGCACTGCCGCCCTTGGTATAGTCACCGATGTCCTTCGGGGTGTTCGAATGTCCCGTTGGCTCGACCTTCCCGGTGACCGGATTATAGCGAAGCCACTCGCCTGTACCCCTTGGTTCCGTGGGCCGGAACACGCTCGTGTTTTCAGGGACTTCGATCTTGGTTCCCGACTTCACCTGGGGCTGGACCAAGGTGTTGGTCAGCGTCGGCTTGGGAAGGAACTCACGAGTATTGCCGGTCACCTTGACCCACTTGGCCACGTCTCCGGGAGAGTTCCCGTTCAGATCGGTCACCGCGTTGGTCAAGCGCAACCAGTCACCGTCCTTCGGGTTGACTTGCAACGTATCGCGCGGAACCGGGCGCAGGAGGTAGGTGATGGTTTTGTTCACGGAATCGACGATGACAAACAGGGAGAAGACCGGCTTTCCAGCCCCAGTGGAATCGCCAGCCGATCGGATCAGGAAGATCGGCTTGGACTGATCGACACGAACCAACTCGGAATATTTGACGATCAGAGTGTCGAAGGATGCGGTGTCGCTGGTCAGCCGAAGCTTCGCTTCGACCGCAACCGGTTCGACCCGATCGGAGATCTGGAACGCCCGGCCGTGGATGGCCGTATCGGAACCGGCAGGGGCGACCATGAGTCCCAGATCGGTCGCGGTCCAAGCCGTGAGATCCTGGGCCCAGGGACGATCGGCGAAGGAGATATCGAACTGGGTGCGAGCCGAATCCGCCGCCACCACCTTGTACTCCCGGAAATCGGCTTTGTTGCCGTCTGGATTGGTCACGCGAATGACGACACCCACGGGAACGGGTGCGGCGAATTCCACGACCGCCGTCTCGATGCGACCGTCCTTCGAGCGGTCGTAGTACGCTGCCGCATAGGGGACGCGGAGGTCACCCACCAAAGGCACCCAAGGATGGGCAGGATGCGGAACGTTGCCGGATCCGATCTGGTCTCTGGCCGAGCCGCTAGTGGAAAGGCGAACCTCATCGCCGGGATTGGGGCGGAAGCGACTGTCCGCCGCCAGGACCACCATCCACGATCCGTCAAGCCTTGGCGTGGCCGAGATGAACCCGACCTGGTCGGCGGCGATCGCTACACCGTTTCGGCGGAATTCCACCAGACGAGCGAGAGTGGCGGGAGCCATCGGCTCGGAAGGCCTGACGATCACGGTATCGGATCCAGGCGAACCCGCTGATGGCTTCAGCACCGCAGGCGGCAGCAGCACAGGTCCCACGCTGTCCAACACGGGGAACTTGAACATGCTGTTGGTGATCTGTGTTCCGAGGTTGCGAAGCGCGGCGGGTCCGTACGAAGTGGCACCGAATTCACCCGGTAGATTGAGCACCGCCATCCAGTGGAGCGAATCCACTTGGTAGGCGGAATCCGACCGCAGCGTGACCGGCGAACCTGCCAAGGTTCCCCATTCAAAGGTGAAGGAGGGCAGAAGGATTCCCGGAAGCGGCTTGCGGGCAGGCGAATACTCGAGATAGACGCCGTCGACTTTACCGTCACCGTTGCGATCCATCATCCATCCCTTGTTGGGAGGAGGAACATCCATCAGGATCTTGATCCAAGACGCGTTGTCGCCTGCCGAGTTCCTGCCCGCATCCGTGAGCAATCCGCCCTTGGAGCTGGGAGTTCCACGAACATCCGTGTTGGGATTGATCGGATTCCCGTCCTGCGGAAGCAGAATGGTCCACCGAGCGCCGTTGGAATAAGTCACGGTATCGCTGATGTAGGCACCCTTGGGGAAGACAAATTCCGCTTTGGTCGCACGGTCGCGCAAACTCAGGCAGGAATCCGGGTTTTGACCGATCGTACAGCCATAGGCGGTTTCCGAGAAATAAACCTGGAGGGTATCCATGCGACTCTTGACGTCGCGATTGGAAACGTCCTGGCTGACATAGGAGTAGATCACGACCGGCGGTACGCGGTCACGCAACCAGGAACGGAGGGTGGTTCCCAGGTAGTAGGCAGTATCCGCAGGTCCCTTGGTGCGAGGTGCATTCACGACCGTGATTCCGTCGATCACGATGGTCTGACCAATCCAACCCTTGGTGGGCATGGTGAAGGAGGAATCCGAAGTCTTCACGCCTGCGGCGATCAGATCGGCCTTGAGAATGGTCAAGGTTTCGGCAGGAGTTCCCCATCGCACGAAGATCCGATCCGGGTAACTTCCCAAACTGTCACGGAAAGCCAAGTGGACGGAATCCGCGTTTCCGTCTCCGGTCACATCCAACACATATCCATCCAACGGACGGAAAGGAGAATTGACCAGAAGCGCCCGGGTGGTATGGCAATCCGATGCCTGGTTGCCGACAAGATCGCGCAGCAAAGCAGGATTGATGCGCAGCGAATCCCCGTTCATGCCAAGGATCGAGGAAGAAGACACAACGAACGCGTATAAGCCGCTGTCCACTGCCTTCACAGCACTCACCAGACGAGCAGTCGTCAGAGGAATTTCCACACCATTGCGAACCAAGGTGAAGGGAACCGCCGTGCCGAGCGCGAAGCTGGATACATCCATGGTTTCCGAGAAGCGAACCAAGAAGGAATCCGTCGCGCCCGAAGCGCTCCAGGATTGGTTGTCGCTGGCCTCCAGGAAAACCGGCTTGGCCAAATCCGCCGGTGCGGTCAAGGTGTAGACCTGTCGGGTTTTGGACAAGGGGTTACCGACGGAAAGGAGATTGGCACGAAGGTCGGCAGGTATCACGGCACCTGGATTCCAACCGAAGGTCAGCAGGGAATCCCGGACATGGGCGCCTTGTGGAACGCCCTTCGCGGAAGGCGAAGAGAAGTGATGCGGGAAGCGAACATCCAGGCTGTCGCCTGCCACGACCCCGTTGGAATCGCGGTAGGACAACGGCCCGTTGAACCAAACAGCCAGGCTATCGACACGACCATCACAATCGCGATCGTAGAAGGCCGAGCGGGTGACCGATGGGTAGGTGAATCGCAACGGAAACACGCGATCGGCAGCGGAATCCGCCGTAGCCTGCAAGTAGCCGGTTTGAGTGGAATCGCTGGCTCGCACCCAAAAGATCTGGCTCAAGGAGTCACCGGCAAACTGCGCCGAAGTGACGGGAACGGCATCGCCCTTGGCCGCATAGAAGGCGATGGGCGCGACCGTGCTCACGCCGATCTTTCCCGTGAAGGTCGTGCCCTGGCGATCCTTGATCATTTTCAGACGCACGGGAATCCAGTCTCCCACCCAAGCGTCGAAGGGATTCAAACGGGCACCCGCTGGCGTAACCCACTGAACCGTCATGGGGGTACCGGACGAGCGAATCCAGGCAGTGTCCGGCACGCCTGCGTTGCGCGCCGCCCCAACCGTTCCGAGTTCCTTGCCCAACGAATCGAGAATCGAGGCGCGCAACGCCCCGATCGCACCAGGAGTGGCCAGAGAGCTGATGGCGATGGTCGCCACCACTCGGCCCTTTTTGTCGAAAGCGAACCTCGCGGATGACTGCGAGACGCCTGCAGAGTCAACGGTGAGCAACTGGGGATCCAAGCTGACCGCCGGGTAGCGACCGTTGGCGATCACGTAGGCGAGCCGTACGTAGAGTCCTTTGTCCTGGCTGGACGAATCCAACACGGGATTGCCCCAGCGATCGCGTACCTGAAGGACCAATCTCAATTGTTCACTGCGATCCCCATAGCCGAGGTTGTCGCTGGTTTTCTTTCCATCGGTCAACAAGGTGTCGCGTCGACCAGCCGCACTGTCGTTGAGATAGGTCTTGATCTCCACGCTCGGCGCGAACAAAAGCGTGCTGTCCCGATAGACGGAATCGATGGTGACCTGGTAGATGGAACCGGAAACCACCTTCAAGGGAGCGGACCGCCCTTCCAAGAAGTACGGCAGAAGGCTGTCGTTCTCGCCCCAAAACACGGCGCGATAGATGAGGGTACCGTTCACCGCGGCCCCCAAGTAGGTGGAGGCTTCCACCCGCATGGTGTCCACCACGGAATCGTTCTTGAGCATGCGCGCTTGGACGATGTCGTTGGGGTGGAGAGGGTTGAACACACCCAGATCCTGCTTTTGGAGATTGTCTCCGGCTCCATGCAGCAGCCCGGCATCGCCCAGCTGCAGGTTCGCATATCCCTTGTAATCGACGGGCAGCTTCGCGATGTTCTTGGCACGGATGGTCACTCGCACGGGTTGCCGGGCGGTGACCAGCCGCGAAATGCCATCAGCGTCCAAGGGGAGATCGTTGCCGGCCAGATCGGTGATCTTCACGTCGAACTGGAAACGAGGGCGTGAGAACATGAACACGCCAGGATTGGAGTAGATCACCGATCCGTCTGCCATGGTTGCCTTCAAGACCACCTCCGCGCGGGCGTACAGCGAATCCTGATGCAGTCGCCAGCCCGGAGCGATCTGTCCCAGGAAGATGTTGTCGGCACGCAGTTTGTACTTGGTCAGGGAGTCATCGACCACGTGACCACCCACGCGGTTGTAGTCAGTGGCGGCGAACTGGTAGGGAAGCGGCCACGGCTTGCTGGAAAGGATGGAATTCAAGCGCGTGGTGGTGTATCCAGTGGTTCCAGTGGGCCCTTGGTTGTACAAGGTGTCCGAAACCGGGACGTCGTTGTAG
This DNA window, taken from Fibrobacterota bacterium, encodes the following:
- a CDS encoding sigma-54-dependent Fis family transcriptional regulator: MAQNPILYSPGSPFAQLLQHLRSVARLDSTVLLLGESGTGKEVCARHLHDSSQRRSGPFVALNCAAIPPSLLESELFGHEKGAFTGAHIQRLGRFEQASGGTLFLDEVGELSMTAQASILRVLQERKICRVGSGEEIPVDFRLVAATNRDLWAMSQDGTFRQDLYFRLHVVSLRVPPLRERLDDIPYLAKGLLTLVCSRLREPSPRLDPAGLQEMLRYDWPGNVRELENMIERFVALHPMGIGLKDLVEEGRHRRSRPLSDPLAREKQELSELLQRHGGHRSRAADELGISRRALTYRLQRVGLTRLRNK